The window GGCCTCAAAGTGGCCGCCCAAAAGCTCGACCCGTATATCAACGTCGACCCGGGCACCATGAGCCCCTTTCAGCACGGCGAAGTGTTCGTCACCGAGGACGGCGCCGAGACCGACCTCGACCTCGGCCATTATGAACGCTTCATCGACGAGGACTTAAACCGCTTTTCCAACCTGACCACCGGCAAGGTGTACTGGAACGTGCTCAACAAAGAGCGCGCGGGCGAATACCTGGGCGAAACCGTGCAGGTCATCCCGCACATCACGGGCGAGATCAAATCGTTCATCTACTCGGTCGGCAAAAAGACCGGGGCCGATGTGGTCATCACCGAGATCGGCGGCACGACCGGCGATATTGAATCCCAACCCTTCCTGGAAGCCATCCGGCAGGTGGCGGCTGAAACTGGTCGCCGCAACTGCCTGTTTTTACACGTGACGCTGGTGCCCTTCATCGACGGGTCGGACGAACCCAAGAGCAAACCTACCCAGCACTCGGTCAAGGAGCTGCGCGGCATGGGCATCCAGCCTGACCTCATCATCTGCCGCACCGACCGCCCGCTGGATGACGACATCCGGGCCAAAATCTCGCTGTTCTGCAACGTGCGGCCCGACTGTGTCATCGAAAACCGGACGGTGCCGGTGCTGTACCGCGCGCCGCTCATGCTGGAGGAAAGCCATCTGTCCGACATCGTCTGCCGCGAACTGGCGCTTGACGCGCCCGAAGCCGATCTGTCCGACTGGATGGAGATGCTCGGCCGCATCGATGCTCGGCGCGGCCATGTCAAGATCGCGCTGGTGGGCAAATATGTCCGCCTGCACGACGCCTATCTGTCGGTCGCCGAAGC of the Intestinibacillus sp. Marseille-P6563 genome contains:
- a CDS encoding CTP synthase — its product is MTKYIFVTGGVVSGLGKGITAASLGRLLKSRGLKVAAQKLDPYINVDPGTMSPFQHGEVFVTEDGAETDLDLGHYERFIDEDLNRFSNLTTGKVYWNVLNKERAGEYLGETVQVIPHITGEIKSFIYSVGKKTGADVVITEIGGTTGDIESQPFLEAIRQVAAETGRRNCLFLHVTLVPFIDGSDEPKSKPTQHSVKELRGMGIQPDLIICRTDRPLDDDIRAKISLFCNVRPDCVIENRTVPVLYRAPLMLEESHLSDIVCRELALDAPEADLSDWMEMLGRIDARRGHVKIALVGKYVRLHDAYLSVAEALQHAGYETGHFVDIDWVDSEELSDATADKLLGQADGIILPGGFGGRGVEGMLCAATYARTHGIPYFGICLGMQVAVIAYARSVLGWTDANSSEFDPHTAHPVIDLMDSQQGVSQKGGTMRLGAYPCAVQPGTRLAQAYGCAAISERHRHRYEFNNLFRAELEQAGLVVSGTSPSGELVETVELPEHPFYVGAQFHPEFKSRPNRAHPLFRAFLEASAARI